ACCAATgcgcgcgcgacgagattataaactcaAAGTGCGAAAACAGTTTAGCTACTTTTGCATGGGGTTGGCCATTGCGGTAATTACCTGCGATCGCAGGTTATTGCAGTAAAAGCCTTGCTGACGCCTTTTTAAAGCTCCTTTTCAAACAGGCCCTTTTATTTAATACGGAAGAACAATAGGATATTTCTTCGATTGTTCGTGTGTTTTGTGACCTGACACATTCATCATCAGCCGTCGaaattcaattaatttctaaCCGAGGAACATCGAATCATATAGGTCTCTGGAAGTGTCTTGCAAGCTGGCTTATGTACCAGAGCCCTGTCCACACATTTTGTGACCTGGATTAATGTGGACCGGACGCTATAAAACCTCCTGGCCCCAGTTCAATTCCTGTAAGGGCGATTAACGCTGATCCaagattaaaaattttgttccatttttgtcTTTATCTTCCTACATGTATGGATAAACATTCTATGTTATCATCATTGAGTCTCGCATTAAAGACAAAACAGTATCTTGTTAGCTCTAGTGACAtattcttagacaagaaaatcTTACTTAATTTTGGCTTAAACCTAGGTTAAGCTTGACTATCTTTCGAGGTGAGCGGATGCACTGGTTTTATTGTGTGGGCAAAATTTCAATTCGTGCATTTCCGCATTCGTCTGGACGTGGCGTTAAGAGTCAAGCTATGTGTAAAATGATCTAAATGCGCTATTATTGTACAAATATTAACTAACCGCTTATAATGCAAATGAGCttaaaattccaaaataaattttctatAAAATGCTACTGAATAGCGTCCACTTGAGACGAGCATTAACCATTATGCGAACTTCTAGAAAGCACAGCGATCACTTATAAAGTAATTTCAGAATACCAGGccattaggagaaaattaagcTTATTTATACCCATACCAAGTAATACATAGTAGTCAAACATGATGAGCATATGCTTTGCAACCTCCGCGAAACTTAGGAATGCCACGTACATGTAATGATCTTACACAGTCGATGTTGAGGGACTATTGTAATACCGCTTCAAACGCTCTCATGTGTGTTTCACGGCCCTATAACTCGGCGATGTGAAAGTTGATTTCATAACTACATCGTGTAATGAAGCGCGATATTGCTCTATCAATCGAATCTTCAATGTCGCTTCTTCGACAGCCACGCTTAGTGAACccgtttgttttctttttaaccacTAAATTTAGATAATAATCAAATTCTACAAGTACGCTCATGTCAAACAATATTCACGCCGTACAATGGTCTACGAAGCAAAGTTTCATACCGGCCAAAGGTTACTCCGAGAGGTCTTTACTTTCGGTGTATAGAGCACATATACATAGGCACAATAATCTCACCTCCTTTCTCCCGCTTGAACAAATTTATGACCAGGTTTAAAAGAACAGTATTATTTTCTTATCGATGCAAATCGGCGTCACGGGTCTCCGCACACCCCTTTGCGCAGTTCGGGCTGGTTATTCGTAGGGTACTTTCCTTCTTGCTTCGTTATGGCTGGTAATATGTTCGTTCTTGCTCATAAACGCTGGCATATGGTGATGACGTCAGCAGACCACGACGTTGAACCACAGACTCACACGTGAtcattgaaaaatgaaaaaaaaaagtgaagagACTCCTGGGTGCAGGTGTAAAATCCCTGCATTTTAGTACCGTAGAAGAGTTACTTTTTTCGTTTTatgttatgtttttgttttttggccaGACTCCCTGCCATTTGTGCCATTGTGAGGATGACCCGGAGGATGAGCAGATATCCTctggaaggggggagggggaggggggtcattAAAGATACACCACTAAGCTCCGAGCTGTTCAAAGAACAGGCCTCCCTGACTCAACATGTGAGGGCATGAACAACAGGGATTATGGAAGCCTCTGGATATAAAAATGCAAGTCCTAAGCCATGCTACCATCACCGCTTTAATAAAACACTCCTCCATTTTGTTTACACCAAGTTCTACACTTTTCTATAAAAACCTTGGCATTATTCACATTTGAAATTCttagttacaaaaaaaaaagtgtcaggTCATAATGAGTTTATATAGTGTTTGACAAAAATCTCATTAACTGAAAGGGAAAACTGGTTTGAATTGATCTTGGACAATTTTGTGGTAAAATTGAAAGTTATTGCAGAAACAAGTCTGATTTCTGCAGAGATGTTCAACAAAAGACACTGCCAGACCATTgctatttttagattttaaaacaatatattATTTAACAAGAATGTGTTTGTGAAAAGCTTTACTCAGCACCctgataatattattactataataataactataataatatttatttaataaataatcataactataacaaaattgtcaaatctgattggctatcaactgccctgatttcagccttaactggacagtttaataggacagtacacgtcatgcctaagtaattggacagtacgcgccatcatgcgcgcgcttaaatggcttttttttccctgctagcaaaacaaaatttcgaatttcttgtgttttgatttaaaaaatagcctattatatcacaaattttgttaaagtttatgattaattggtagcAGAACtccgtgtcgtccaattcggtctgtaaccatactcgtgattaaacaaatcggactcctgcTACGCAGTCgtctgattttgttaatcacttgtatgattacagacctaattggactccactcagtcctgttaccattccTAACtactaaaattaaaaactagtaaaaaataactaaagTAGATTAAAAATGGGAAACTTAATTCCTTTTTCTTCTCAAAAATTATAGTTTTGGAAAACCCTAGAACGGATCTATTATttcagaataaaataaaaactataagAACATTTTCTTCTAGTCTAACTCTTTGCCTGCCAAAACAGCAGTCTTTCCTTGCTCCTGGCCACTAGTGACATTTTGCAGTAGAGATGTCTGTGATTTAGCCCCCAAAATTACAAATTGATAacataaatcaatgtttacataaacTTTATAAATCATGGAGTTTTGCAGTTGTAGATAAAGATTTGTTCCAAATCATGTTCCTTCTGGTCTAGTATCATAAAGTTTCGAGTTCTGCTACTGAGTGGCAGTACTTCTTGTAAAGAATGTATTCCACAAATAATAGctgttttttattataatattcaTTGCATTTTTTATCTATGTGATCACCTTTTGTCTTGTTTGTCATTTGTAAATACAAAAAGGACACAACTACCACATTTGCCCAACAAGAGCTTCCAGACAAATCTATGtagtcagtatggaattttggAGGTCAAATAGCAGATTTTGTTCCCCCAAAAATGTTGCTAGTGGTAAAGGtttatacagtcgactctctcttaacggacacctctataagacggacacctagagttggtccctgcctttgcttattccctttatatgactctttataagatggacatctctctaagacggacacttagtgccggtcccaaaggtgtccgtcttggagagagttgactgtacccttttttgaaaaaaaattcaaggactttcaaggacacatttctcatttttcaaggactccattCAGTGCAAATAAGGGCCTTGAGTCTATGTCTTTTTTACTTCTTCCAAAACATGAGCAATATAATTATCCTTAAGGTCTTTCGGTGTTTGCTGGGATCAGAATAAAGTAAGCactgaaattcaaggactttcaaggccttgaattttattttaaaattcaaggactttcaaggactttcaaggtaCGTGCCACCCTTGTGCATTTACAGGTTAGTCTACTTTACATTACCCAGTTGTTTCAAATGTTCATCATAGTGCTTACGAATAACAGATTCACTTTCACAGTGGAACTCATGTGAACATATCCAACAGGTGTAGTTTTTAAGCTGACGTGGCACTTGTGCTTCTAAATGTGGTGCTCTTTCTTTCTCCTGTTGATCCCTCTCTGCTACACGTGCATGCATTTTCTCATGCTGTTTTAGAGTCCCAGTGTGAAAGAAACATCTACTGCAATGTTGGCATTTAAAATTCCGCTGTCTAGTGTGAACCGGTTCATGTCGCTTGAGTTCGCTTGGAAAATTGTAGCTTTTACCACAATCCTTACACTTATAAGGCTTGTTTTCTGAGTCTGAAACATTTTGTCCACGTGTCAGCTTTATCCGTGTGTTTCGCattctgtttaatttttttgtgttaactTGCCCAACTAACGATCTCTTCTCCTCTTTTTTACACTGGAAGGGCTTCTTTTTTGCATGTGTTTGGCTATGACGCTTGAGATTTCCTGAATTACTAAAACACTTGTCACACTCCTTGCATTGATAGGGTTTACCTTGCTCTTGTTGATGCCTCTCCTCTGCATGTGCATGCACTTTCTCATGATTTTTTAGAGTCCCAGTGTGAAAGAAACGTCTACTGCAATGTTGGCATTTAAAATTCCGCTGTCTTGTGTGAACCGGTTCATGCCGCCTGAGCTCACATGGATAACTGTAACTTTTACCACACTCCAGACACTTATAAGGCTTGTTATCTGAGTCTGCAACTTTTTGTCCTTGTGTCGGCTTTATCCCTGAATCTTGCTCCTGTTGATGCCTCTCTTCTGCACGTGCATGCACTTTCTCATGATTTTTTAGAGTCCCAGTGTGAAAGAAACGTCTACTGCAATGTTGGCATTTAAAATTCCGCTGTCTAGTGTGAACTTTTTGTCCTTGTGTCAGCTTTATCCCTGTGTTTTGCATTCTGTTAACTTGCCCAACTAATAATCTCTTCTCCTCTTCTTTACGTTGGAAGGACTTCTTTTTTGCATGTGTTTTGCTATGATGCTTGAGATTTCCTGAATGTGTCTCTTTTGCACGTGCATGCGCTTTCTCATGCTGTTTTAGAGTTCCAGTGTGAAAGAAACATCTACCGCAATGTtggcatttaaaatttggctGTCTAGTGTGAACTGGTTCATGTCGCTTGAGCTCGCTTGGATAATTGTAACTTTTACCACAATACTTACACTTATAAGGCTTGTTATCTGAGTCGGCAATTTTTTGTCCCTGTGTCAGCTTTATCCCAGTGTTTTGCattctgtttaatttttttgtgttaccTTGCCCAACTAACAATCTCTGCTCCTCTTCTTTACTTTGGAaggatttctttctttcatgtGTTTTG
The genomic region above belongs to Porites lutea chromosome 12, jaPorLute2.1, whole genome shotgun sequence and contains:
- the LOC140953883 gene encoding uncharacterized protein, giving the protein MLRSTEEKLLASKSWRRARAHNSREEVNLQKEKCRLDRRVGREICQLRAAQNRFELQYYRKNSAIDRKNSMMERTSSLVLPPVSEGNDRDLLKLPRERRMSKSLDSLPPIAMDSLSLPWSLNGALKRSSSVNSASNSDQALSSYSDDAPRQVGLHRRAQSYAEISSRLTCKEEMPLKSLKCRHCGKCFSRRADAIRHDKIHAGERPFLCRICGKGFSQSSNCYRHERTHAKEKPKCQRCGATFSRTDLLASHACINENYNAIKIKQEADLQVCEVKTLSRSSAMACHSVANPSRSVAMHSRTLVIWKGHKCSQCGRDFSQSSNCKRHERLHRGDKPYQCKQCDKHFTLSGNLKRHSKTVHARQQNFKCQYCSRYFFHTGTLKQHEKVHVREEETHQHKEGKPYQCEERDKCFTDSGNLKRHSKTHERKKSFQSKEEEQRLLVGQGNTKKLNRMQNTGIKLTQGQKIADSDNKPYKCKYCGKSYNYPSELKRHEPVHTRQPNFKCQHCGRCFFHTGTLKQHEKAHARAKETHSGNLKHHSKTHAKKKSFQRKEEEKRLLVGQVNRMQNTGIKLTQGQKVHTRQRNFKCQHCSRRFFHTGTLKNHEKVHARAEERHQQEQDSGIKPTQGQKVADSDNKPYKCLECGKSYSYPCELRRHEPVHTRQRNFKCQHCSRRFFHTGTLKNHEKVHAHAEERHQQEQGKPYQCKECDKCFSNSGNLKRHSQTHAKKKPFQCKKEEKRSLVGQVNTKKLNRMRNTRIKLTRGQNVSDSENKPYKCKDCGKSYNFPSELKRHEPVHTRQRNFKCQHCSRCFFHTGTLKQHEKMHARVAERDQQEKERAPHLEAQVPRQLKNYTCWICSHEFHCESESVIRKHYDEHLKQLGNVK